The Pyxidicoccus trucidator genome includes a window with the following:
- a CDS encoding DEAD/DEAH box helicase — MPQENGSGGPRPGGRGRDGGAPGQGPRRDGPGGGGFGGGGFGGRGGGPGGRGGPGGPGGRDGGRGRRDRDEGPVGPGQRVISELSTLEKALSKTDFVAEKGPLQAIVRSLRPMRLKSLDDLDLNTRGRLITTLLRVQRQPKPPAPEASAAPAEGAAAPAEAAAPVEAPAEAAAPAEGEAAAPAEGEAPVEGAAPAEAAAPAAPGVDLAKEKFDAWTDVMFLVGQAWRAAGDRERAETAFAASGRQPGPETEEAAPAPRSEERRERGARPERGERPERGARPERGERPERGPRPERPPRGERPERGPRPERPERPERGERPLPELTGTWQEQVAQLEAMGRTRDAGRLHERNNSFADAARLFEAGGDLKSALRNALAAGDNDIARRLVGTLPPDQLAPTLEKAGAYELLMEHYVGKGDFENVARLYERARQFDQAALAYERAGKLTLARKSYERSRDMASANRIRGLEVKGLVERGDRLGAATLLVAVGQRREAVEVLSPLPPPKAFHFMQRLKLDDEAKELAQRELARAEAEQKPAGRARWLELLGETASAAEAWEGAGRKDKALPLHEKLGNTARAAQLAEELQQRDKAIALYTQLGDTAGVERANALPETPTVAPPPASDAADGGESGEGGETPPAAPSAE; from the coding sequence GTGCCTCAGGAGAATGGAAGCGGTGGGCCGCGCCCCGGTGGGCGTGGTCGTGATGGGGGTGCGCCGGGCCAGGGCCCGCGCCGTGATGGCCCGGGTGGCGGTGGTTTTGGCGGCGGGGGCTTCGGTGGCCGTGGTGGTGGCCCCGGTGGTCGTGGCGGTCCCGGTGGCCCTGGTGGGCGTGACGGAGGCCGCGGCCGGAGAGATCGCGACGAGGGCCCTGTTGGCCCCGGCCAGCGTGTCATCTCCGAGCTGAGCACCCTGGAGAAGGCGCTCTCGAAGACGGACTTCGTGGCGGAGAAGGGGCCCCTGCAGGCCATCGTCCGCTCGCTGCGGCCCATGCGCCTGAAGTCCCTGGACGACCTGGACCTCAACACGCGTGGCCGTCTCATCACCACGCTGCTGCGCGTGCAGCGCCAGCCGAAGCCGCCCGCCCCCGAGGCGTCGGCTGCTCCGGCCGAGGGTGCTGCCGCTCCGGCGGAGGCCGCTGCTCCGGTGGAGGCTCCCGCCGAGGCCGCTGCTCCAGCCGAGGGTGAGGCCGCGGCTCCGGCCGAGGGCGAGGCTCCGGTCGAGGGCGCTGCCCCCGCCGAGGCCGCTGCCCCCGCGGCGCCCGGGGTGGACCTGGCCAAGGAGAAGTTCGACGCCTGGACGGACGTGATGTTCCTGGTGGGCCAGGCCTGGCGCGCGGCGGGTGACCGCGAGCGCGCCGAGACGGCCTTCGCCGCCAGCGGCCGCCAGCCGGGCCCGGAGACCGAGGAGGCCGCGCCGGCGCCCCGGTCCGAGGAGCGCCGTGAGCGCGGGGCCCGTCCCGAGCGGGGCGAGCGACCCGAGCGTGGGGCTCGTCCTGAGCGGGGCGAGCGTCCCGAGCGCGGTCCGCGTCCGGAGCGTCCGCCCCGGGGCGAGCGTCCCGAGCGCGGCCCCCGGCCTGAGCGCCCCGAGCGCCCCGAGCGAGGTGAGCGACCGCTGCCCGAGCTGACGGGCACCTGGCAGGAGCAGGTGGCACAGCTGGAGGCCATGGGCCGCACCCGCGACGCGGGCCGGCTGCATGAGCGCAACAACTCGTTCGCGGACGCCGCGCGCCTGTTCGAGGCGGGCGGGGACCTCAAGAGCGCCCTGCGCAACGCCCTGGCCGCCGGCGACAACGACATCGCGCGCCGGCTGGTGGGCACGCTGCCCCCGGACCAGCTCGCTCCCACGCTGGAGAAGGCCGGTGCCTACGAGCTCCTCATGGAGCACTACGTGGGCAAGGGCGACTTCGAGAACGTGGCCCGGCTGTACGAGCGCGCCCGCCAGTTCGACCAGGCGGCGCTCGCCTACGAGCGTGCCGGCAAGCTCACCCTGGCGCGCAAGTCGTACGAGCGCTCCCGGGACATGGCCAGCGCCAACCGCATCCGCGGCCTGGAGGTGAAGGGCCTGGTGGAGCGCGGTGACAGGCTCGGTGCCGCCACCCTGCTGGTGGCGGTGGGCCAGCGCCGTGAAGCGGTGGAGGTGCTCAGCCCCCTGCCGCCGCCCAAGGCCTTCCACTTCATGCAGCGGCTGAAGCTGGACGACGAGGCGAAGGAGCTGGCCCAGCGCGAGCTGGCCCGTGCCGAGGCGGAGCAGAAGCCGGCGGGCCGTGCCCGGTGGCTGGAGCTGCTCGGCGAGACGGCCTCCGCCGCCGAGGCCTGGGAGGGTGCCGGCCGCAAGGACAAGGCGCTCCCCCTGCACGAGAAGCTCGGCAACACGGCGCGCGCCGCCCAGCTCGCGGAAGAGCTGCAGCAGCGTGACAAGGCCATTGCCCTCTACACGCAGCTGGGTGACACCGCCGGTGTGGAACGGGCCAACGCCCTTCCGGAGACGCCGACGGTGGCCCCTCCTCCCGCTTCTGACGCGGCGGACGGTGGAGAGTCGGGCGAGGGTGGTGAGACGCCCCCGGCCGCTCCCTCGGCTGAGTAG
- the cglE gene encoding adventurous gliding motility protein CglE, which translates to MKALAPLALCAAFVLPLVASAQQPTSANGDRPAVTFDEIERGVYFAVMGGPLFLTNPPAPEGTPRPFSSGPMAQVEVGVDLGERLSVGLFIMGSSIRTSAEYVGNSGGAVSGDFSSMVPGLALRARLLGLADSQETKRTWFYLRAGGGLAMFSPKRLLPDSDILVFAGPGVEYYTRLRHFSVGLEVTGNYLVSGGSFGFAVAPNIRYAF; encoded by the coding sequence ATGAAAGCCCTCGCCCCCCTTGCCCTGTGCGCCGCGTTCGTCCTCCCCCTGGTCGCGAGCGCCCAGCAGCCCACCTCCGCCAACGGGGACCGCCCCGCCGTCACGTTCGATGAAATCGAGCGGGGCGTGTACTTCGCGGTGATGGGTGGCCCGCTGTTCCTCACCAACCCGCCGGCCCCCGAGGGTACGCCGCGGCCCTTCTCCTCGGGCCCCATGGCGCAGGTGGAGGTAGGCGTGGACCTGGGTGAGCGGCTCTCCGTGGGCCTGTTCATCATGGGCTCCAGCATCCGGACGAGCGCCGAGTACGTCGGCAACTCGGGCGGCGCGGTGTCCGGGGACTTCTCGTCGATGGTTCCCGGCCTGGCGCTGCGCGCGCGCCTGCTGGGCCTGGCGGACAGCCAGGAAACGAAGCGCACGTGGTTCTACCTCCGCGCCGGCGGAGGCCTCGCGATGTTCTCGCCGAAGCGTCTGCTCCCCGATTCCGACATTCTTGTGTTTGCCGGGCCCGGAGTGGAGTACTACACAAGGCTGCGCCACTTTTCCGTGGGGCTCGAGGTAACGGGGAACTATCTCGTTAGCGGAGGCTCCTTCGGGTTCGCGGTGGCGCCGAATATTCGCTACGCGTTCTAG
- the gltG gene encoding adventurous gliding motility protein GltG — translation MAVPLTLKVFKGDSLVASKDYERDIIKIGRLSSAHLCLEDEKVSRIHSVIEVATDGAMSIIDMGSVEGTYVNGKRVNKGQLTFGDEIRVGGTTIRLENPAAVAAANLAVAVAGTDETTEKNPVVGAQPPAVGLAQAAAAVPPAAAAEGALDASFAATQQNAVVAAAEPAPAAVVEAAPRVRTVRKTKSTGPLGLGMRFAWGDQRVGEFFVAPGMKRTFTVGSAAGVDFIMGDSKLGAPKFEVVRSDGQSFSVRFTGKMKGELTRKGDTKDLKEVIESGKASHEGDAYTLTLDADDFLWVDLGGVTLELAFQPVPKRVVVPLGESLDYTALNIFLVMFFVASVFVIGAMNRPGDDDEYSDELSADNARIAKLIIKPPEVQKNKFLERLNQQKEAKKSGEMAAKSRGDEGQMGKKDTPKTNNRTAPKGDPNKKDEARALTAKIFGGGKGGISTVFGKSGLGGDLKSAMGNMFGAKAGDSGGFGGLGLRGSGGGGGGTGDTVGIGGIGTKGRGGGTGTYGSGVGVLGGKQSVDVGITSSEPEVMGSLDKELIRKVIQMNRGQIRYCYESLLNRFPKLGGKVAIKFVITATGSVASSSVAQSTAGNADLETCVAGRVRTWKFPEPKGGGVVVVTYPFIFKQAGE, via the coding sequence ATGGCCGTTCCTCTGACACTCAAGGTCTTCAAGGGCGACTCGCTGGTCGCCTCCAAGGACTACGAGCGCGACATCATCAAGATTGGCCGTCTCTCTTCCGCGCACCTGTGCCTGGAAGACGAGAAGGTCAGCCGAATCCACTCCGTCATCGAGGTCGCCACCGACGGCGCCATGTCCATCATCGACATGGGCAGCGTCGAGGGCACGTACGTCAACGGGAAGCGCGTCAACAAGGGGCAGCTGACCTTCGGTGACGAGATCCGCGTGGGTGGCACCACCATCCGCCTGGAGAACCCGGCCGCGGTGGCCGCCGCCAACCTGGCCGTGGCCGTCGCCGGCACGGACGAGACGACCGAGAAGAACCCCGTGGTGGGCGCTCAGCCTCCCGCGGTGGGCCTGGCGCAGGCCGCCGCGGCCGTGCCTCCCGCCGCCGCCGCCGAGGGCGCGCTGGACGCGTCGTTCGCCGCCACGCAGCAGAACGCGGTGGTGGCCGCCGCCGAGCCCGCTCCCGCCGCCGTGGTGGAGGCCGCGCCGCGCGTGCGCACCGTGCGCAAGACGAAGTCCACCGGGCCGCTCGGCCTGGGGATGCGCTTCGCCTGGGGTGACCAGCGCGTGGGCGAGTTCTTCGTTGCCCCGGGCATGAAGCGCACGTTCACCGTGGGCAGTGCCGCGGGCGTGGACTTCATCATGGGCGACTCGAAGCTGGGCGCCCCGAAGTTCGAGGTGGTGCGCTCGGACGGGCAGTCCTTCTCCGTGCGCTTCACGGGCAAGATGAAGGGCGAGCTCACCCGGAAGGGCGACACGAAGGACCTCAAGGAGGTCATCGAGTCCGGCAAGGCCTCGCACGAGGGCGACGCGTACACGCTGACGCTGGACGCGGACGACTTCCTCTGGGTGGACCTGGGCGGCGTCACGCTGGAGCTGGCCTTCCAGCCGGTGCCCAAGCGCGTGGTGGTGCCGCTGGGCGAGTCGCTGGACTACACGGCGCTCAACATCTTCCTGGTGATGTTCTTCGTGGCCTCGGTGTTCGTCATCGGCGCGATGAACCGCCCCGGCGACGACGACGAGTACTCGGACGAGCTGTCGGCCGACAACGCCCGCATCGCCAAGCTCATCATCAAGCCCCCCGAGGTGCAGAAGAACAAGTTCCTCGAGCGCCTCAACCAGCAGAAGGAGGCGAAGAAGAGCGGCGAGATGGCGGCCAAGAGCCGCGGCGACGAGGGTCAGATGGGCAAGAAGGACACGCCCAAGACCAACAACCGCACCGCGCCCAAGGGCGACCCGAACAAGAAGGACGAGGCCCGGGCGCTGACGGCCAAGATCTTCGGCGGCGGCAAGGGCGGCATCTCCACCGTGTTCGGCAAGAGCGGACTGGGCGGCGACCTGAAGAGCGCCATGGGCAACATGTTCGGCGCCAAGGCGGGTGACTCCGGCGGCTTCGGCGGCCTGGGCCTGCGCGGCTCCGGCGGTGGCGGTGGCGGCACGGGTGACACCGTCGGCATCGGCGGCATCGGCACCAAGGGCCGTGGCGGCGGCACCGGCACCTACGGCAGCGGCGTGGGCGTGCTGGGCGGCAAGCAGAGCGTGGACGTGGGCATCACCTCGTCCGAGCCGGAGGTCATGGGCTCGCTGGACAAGGAGCTGATCCGCAAGGTCATCCAGATGAACCGCGGGCAGATCCGCTACTGCTACGAGAGCCTGCTCAACCGCTTCCCGAAGCTGGGCGGCAAGGTGGCCATCAAGTTCGTGATTACGGCCACGGGCTCGGTGGCGTCGTCCTCGGTGGCGCAGTCCACCGCGGGCAACGCGGACCTGGAGACGTGCGTGGCGGGCCGTGTCCGCACCTGGAAGTTCCCCGAGCCGAAGGGTGGCGGCGTGGTGGTCGTCACCTATCCGTTCATCTTCAAGCAGGCCGGCGAGTAG
- the cglF gene encoding adventurous gliding motility protein CglF → MRKALMLCAVLSVTPAFAQDEGGKAEGGGGEGNVRYSKTTNIDFEDDTIEGDLTKPDGEYIEARDKVKHSNLIRIREDFEDKVMQSVGEL, encoded by the coding sequence ATGCGGAAGGCTCTGATGCTGTGCGCGGTGCTCTCGGTGACTCCGGCCTTCGCCCAGGACGAGGGCGGCAAGGCCGAGGGTGGGGGCGGGGAGGGCAATGTGCGCTACTCCAAGACCACCAACATCGACTTCGAGGATGACACCATCGAAGGCGACCTCACGAAGCCGGACGGCGAGTACATCGAAGCCCGTGACAAGGTGAAGCACTCGAACCTCATCCGCATCCGCGAGGACTTCGAGGACAAGGTGATGCAGTCCGTGGGGGAGCTGTAG
- the gltE gene encoding adventurous gliding motility TPR repeat lipoprotein GltE: MNRTTTRTMRLFPLLVATSLVAAGCTASKATGPTTPTKSPTTAQTGKEPAAAPISNTAKARFEDAVKAFDAQKKAKAFDYPSLERKFKLALESDANLAEADYNLGVIAERQGKANEARAHYKAALAKKPSLRQAAENMAVMEQNAGNVAGAVALYQEVLQRYPDDAQSRARLAEIYRQQGDHDKAMDLSRGALMRDPNSTTALKVMIRSYLDRKQLAMAKLVALRGVKLDAADPELHHAVGLILLKENNKDEARLSFKKALEVRDDYVPSHVELAQLSLEAEDFPEAEEHLRRILQADGKSATAHLNLGIAYKGQGQFDKAMQEYDEAEKLDPELAAVNLNRAVLLHKVKDAPERAVELYKKYIAMAGGDVALSAESPVFGLLREAEAIVNAKREATHAEEQAKQMEALQKKQQAQMQAAEKTAPPAPQPAGTVTPASATGTPAQVTPAGGAAAPSPSGGAPEKKNEAPADPSEPEDDLL, translated from the coding sequence ATGAACCGGACCACGACCCGTACCATGCGCCTGTTCCCCCTTCTGGTCGCCACGTCGCTCGTGGCCGCCGGCTGCACGGCCTCCAAGGCCACCGGCCCCACCACGCCGACGAAGTCCCCCACGACGGCGCAGACCGGCAAGGAGCCGGCGGCGGCGCCCATCTCCAACACCGCAAAGGCCCGCTTCGAGGACGCCGTGAAGGCGTTCGACGCGCAGAAGAAGGCCAAGGCCTTCGACTACCCGTCGCTGGAGCGGAAGTTCAAGCTGGCCCTGGAGTCCGACGCCAACCTGGCGGAGGCCGACTACAACCTGGGCGTCATCGCCGAGCGCCAGGGCAAGGCCAACGAGGCGCGCGCGCACTACAAGGCGGCGCTCGCCAAGAAGCCCTCGCTGCGCCAGGCGGCGGAGAACATGGCCGTCATGGAGCAGAACGCCGGCAACGTCGCCGGCGCGGTGGCCCTCTACCAGGAGGTGCTGCAGCGCTACCCGGACGACGCCCAGTCCCGCGCCCGCCTGGCGGAGATCTACCGGCAGCAGGGAGACCACGACAAGGCGATGGACCTGTCGCGGGGCGCGCTGATGCGCGACCCCAACTCCACCACCGCGCTGAAGGTGATGATCCGCAGCTACCTGGACCGCAAGCAGCTGGCCATGGCGAAGCTGGTGGCGCTGCGGGGCGTGAAGCTGGACGCGGCGGACCCGGAGCTGCACCACGCGGTGGGCCTCATCCTCCTCAAGGAGAACAACAAGGACGAGGCGCGGCTGTCCTTCAAGAAGGCGCTCGAGGTGCGTGACGACTACGTGCCCTCGCACGTGGAGCTGGCGCAGCTGTCGCTGGAGGCCGAGGACTTCCCCGAGGCCGAGGAGCACCTGCGCCGCATCCTCCAGGCGGACGGGAAGAGCGCCACCGCGCACCTCAACCTGGGCATCGCCTACAAGGGCCAGGGCCAGTTCGACAAGGCCATGCAGGAGTACGACGAGGCCGAGAAGCTGGACCCCGAGCTCGCCGCGGTGAATCTCAACCGCGCCGTCCTCCTCCACAAGGTGAAGGACGCCCCCGAGCGCGCCGTGGAGCTGTACAAGAAGTACATCGCCATGGCCGGCGGCGACGTGGCCCTGTCCGCCGAGTCGCCCGTCTTCGGGCTGCTGCGCGAGGCGGAGGCCATCGTCAACGCCAAGCGCGAGGCGACGCACGCCGAGGAGCAGGCGAAGCAGATGGAGGCGCTGCAGAAGAAGCAGCAGGCGCAGATGCAGGCCGCGGAGAAGACCGCTCCGCCGGCCCCGCAGCCCGCGGGCACCGTGACGCCCGCCTCCGCCACCGGCACGCCCGCGCAGGTCACTCCGGCCGGCGGCGCCGCGGCCCCGTCCCCGTCAGGTGGGGCGCCCGAGAAGAAGAATGAAGCCCCGGCGGATCCTTCGGAGCCTGAAGACGACCTGCTGTGA